In the genome of Impatiens glandulifera chromosome 6, dImpGla2.1, whole genome shotgun sequence, the window tattaaaattataatttttattaaaatattaaaattataatttttataaatttgattatttatattttgatatatatatttaaattataatttttatcaatttaattatttatgttttaaatataaatctaGAATCTTTTAGATTATATTTAGATGAAAATGTTAAGCGTTTTAAATTATCTACAATTTCACATCATTACCTACAAATCTTCCATCATATCTTATGATTACATTATAATAGATTAACTATTCATATTAttgtgtaaaaataataaataatatatttataatattatatatatttgtttttattattatttggggTTTAGTGAGAATAGAGGAAACACTACGTTGGTTAACTaccatcaaataaaaaaatatcaaatccaatccaatcagaaagttttaatttaaaaggccaacaatattataatttgtcaTTTTACAGAAAATCTTTTAGTACACTCTAATTTTCagaatataaaaagaaatatattcatgagcttttaaataaattattaagaaaaaaaagctTACTttcattctaattattttattaattaaaatataaatattttactttaattaattttaaatataaataaaatttaataatattttaacaaaattttaggCGATATTCAAATAAGGGAATGAAATAGGAATGATAATGATGTAGATTGGAAATAAgtatgattgaaaaaaaaaatattcaaataagtGTTTCGTTATAAGTATTAATTATTCTCTTCCTTATTGgattttataagaaataaattattaatattatttttgtgggATCGATTCCTCACCATTTATGAAAAccaaataactcattttatttCCTTTCTCCTTCTCATGCTTAAATCAAGATTTTAtcaataacttttatatatatataatttcaaaaactcaaacccaaaatatttattatatattaatacacttaaatgttatattgtattaaatatttgttcatAACCCAATTGAacaagtttatataaataatttaagtaatttgattaagtttattttaatttatcaataggGACAACAACGTGTACATCAGATAGCATTATACCCAATTTTAATATAGTTAGAGATAAGAGATGTTGGAGaataagaaatttataaatattgtgtaagataattttaatatatatattaagttattttatatatgaatggGGTATGGGTTTATAGATCATTATTAATAACTACTTATCTCCTAATCCAAACCGAcagttttatattttctttttctatccTCAACCCAAATTCGAGAATTATTTATTGTGTTTACGAATAAATGTTATTAACTTTCttaaaatatacttaaaataaaataaatttatagcaTTAATTTATCTAAATCAACACCAATAAGATAAggtaaaaattataatgtaaaaaatCGTCTTAGCTCAGCAGCTGGTAGAGCGCATAAATTCTAAACATGTGGACGTGGGTTTGATTCTAAACGGCTTGATAACTTTTACCCTACTAAAGTAGTCAAGTGGTAAGAGTTGGCTTAAAAGACCAAAAGGTCACGATTTAATTGCATCTGAAatcgttttgagtttaagtcaGAAACACGATAATTGTGACCCgtggagtttttttttaaattttaataagttaaataataaaatcagcCCAAACCCATATCCAAGAACAAACTACATTTTGAaccacttaaaaaaaaaaattgttattatttcctcattaaaatattagaaattagaAAGCCGAGGAAGGAATAAGAGAAATGTCCCCTAAAATTTGACTATTCAAGAATACCTTTCTTCAATAGACCCGActatttcttctttcttatttGGCTCCTATtctgtaaataaataaataaataaataaataaataaataaataaatatatatatatatatatataaatagatgaaaatattattattcctATCaaactctctctttctctctggCATGGATGGTTCTTTGTCTCCAATTCCTGTTCATGATATGATCTTCGATGAATTATATTCACAATCTTTCTTTCAAATGGATGATCagtaagaattatatataatatttaatcaagaATATCATTAAtgggtttttaattaattaattaattgaattttctGTAAATTTGTATAGGTTTTCTTTCATGAACAATATTCATCCATACATGTCTTCCAACCAATCTGTAAGaacaatctttaatttcttcattgtgattaattatgaattatgaaTTCTGATCAGTTCTTAGTTAATTTACAGATGAATAAATCAATTCCTGATCTTGAAGACCCAGTTTGTCAAAATTGGTCATCtccatcttcttctttattaatGGATGGATCAGATCAAGTTCTGAGACAGATTCCATTGTCATCAACTTTGAATTATGATCAtcttgttcttcatgatcaagCCATTGAAGCTTTTAGACAATCAAGAAATCCTCGATTCCCAAATCCTGAAGAGGAACATCAAGTTATGATGCAGGCTTTTCTTGCTGTTCTTTCTCCCAACCataattcttcatcttcttctccttctccttcttcttctccggcTCTGTTAATTGCTTCACAAAACAACTGCAGCCCTAGTTCATCAACTGCTTTCAGGTATTATTTGatgtaaattataataatgtatctacattaattaaattattatgtttaagagttataaaaaaattgttatatttcaaattaataatagttttcattttattaactattaaGACATTTTAAGACATGAATGGGAAGCGGAGGTTATGAATGTGGGGTTATGCTAGGGTTATTATTCGAGTTTTTGGAAAATTCGTGATTAAGGTGAcgagttattatttttttcagaacATTTGACTTTTCACGACAACGTCTAGATGATGAAATGCACGGTGGTGTCAACGTCGTATCAGCGAGCACTCAATTTCATCACACAATGTCggagaggagaagaagagagaaactCAACGAAAACTTTCAAACACTTCTATCGTTGCTTCCACTTGGTACAAAGGTATTTATCGATAATTGTAGAATTGAAAACAATTACGGGTTTTTAATCCACTAgttaaaaatagtttataatttatattactaacattatattgaattatatgttaattttgactttatttaattgttttaatagaAGGATAAGGCTTCGGTACTTTCAACTAGCGTAGATCATTTAACATCATTGAAATCTCAAATATCGGAGCTTACGAGGATAAACCATAATTTGGAGGCGGAAGTACTACTACAACAATCGCATAATTTAAGACAACAAATAGGGCACAAAGAACTAATTATTAAGAATTGTGAAGTAGATATTCGTGTGTCAGACATAGTTGAATCGTCGACATCATCATCGTCGTCAAGATTTGAATCGAGAACGATTGATTTGGAGGTGACAACAAGGAGAGAATGTTGTCTCGTAGATTTGGTGATTCGCATATTAGAGTTGTTGGAACAAACTCCAAACATGAGATTGATGTCTCTCTATACAAAAACATTAACAATTGGATTAAATCCCATTAGTTCCGTAATGGTCAGATTAAACTTAACTAATAAGGTTAGTTTTGTGTTCAAAGAATGAATTTGTGCTAgctttttaaattcaaataaaaaagtaatattaattttaatttttttaaatttttttttttcagcaTGGAGAATGGGACAAAGGCTCTTTCCAAGAAGCAGTTAGAAGAGCAGTTGTTGAGATCTAAAGATCAACCTACATGtcaatttcttgattaaaattattaattgatattttaattatctgaATACTAATTGCAAATTTGAATATCATGTATAGATGTTTTGTGGGACCAACCTTGACTGAAATTCTTGTTTATGACCGTTGGATCAAGGTTGATGATTAATCTACTATTCTTAGTGGcaattatttgttataaatctAAATGTTTTATGACTTACACTAGGGGCTCTTGAGGAACTGagttttcagtttttttataaaaaaatgatgaaatgaaagaaaaaacagttttaaaattattatgaccAAAATACCCATAATCAAATATGGTTTtttactaatattaatttttattaatataaaatgaaatatttaaataaagggtaattttgatatttaaattgataaaatgattgattagaTAAGTGATATGATTGTTggattttgagataaaaattcGATATATTTCAATAACCAAATACCAAACAACAAACAAGCCTAaggttaattattaaaattgacttagaaattaatt includes:
- the LOC124943156 gene encoding putative transcription factor bHLH041, whose amino-acid sequence is MDGSLSPIPVHDMIFDELYSQSFFQMDDQFSFMNNIHPYMSSNQSMNKSIPDLEDPVCQNWSSPSSSLLMDGSDQVLRQIPLSSTLNYDHLVLHDQAIEAFRQSRNPRFPNPEEEHQVMMQAFLAVLSPNHNSSSSSPSPSSSPALLIASQNNCSPSSSTAFRTFDFSRQRLDDEMHGGVNVVSASTQFHHTMSERRRREKLNENFQTLLSLLPLGTKKDKASVLSTSVDHLTSLKSQISELTRINHNLEAEVLLQQSHNLRQQIGHKELIIKNCEVDIRVSDIVESSTSSSSSRFESRTIDLEVTTRRECCLVDLVIRILELLEQTPNMRLMSLYTKTLTIGLNPISSVMVRLNLTNKHGEWDKGSFQEAVRRAVVEI